From the Gallaecimonas mangrovi genome, one window contains:
- a CDS encoding Glu/Leu/Phe/Val dehydrogenase dimerization domain-containing protein: MAVFNHSAFDGHEEVAFCHDIETGLKAIIAIHNTNCGPAVGGCRMWSYASDDEALTDVLRLSRGMTYKNAMAGLPFGGGKSVIIGDAKTMKSEALFRAFGRFLNSLGGRYITAEDVGTSTTDIAHINKETDFVAGREGLSGDPSPFTALGTYLGIKAAVKHQRGIDSLAGLKVAVQGLGSVGYYLCEYLVKEGAELFVTDINEAALEKAKTQLGATVVGLDDIYDQDVDIYAPCALGATVNDNTIDRIKATIIAGCANNQLAEARHDQLLREKGVLYAPDYVINAGGIINVSFEKDYDKAKATAKVEEIYNTLMDIFARGDDQQKPTGMIADEMAREIIARGGK, encoded by the coding sequence GTGGCTGTATTTAATCACTCAGCGTTTGATGGTCATGAAGAAGTTGCCTTCTGCCATGACATCGAAACCGGTCTTAAGGCAATCATCGCTATTCACAACACTAACTGTGGCCCCGCTGTTGGCGGCTGTAGGATGTGGAGCTACGCCTCAGACGATGAAGCTCTGACCGACGTACTGCGCTTGTCTCGTGGCATGACCTACAAAAATGCCATGGCCGGTCTGCCTTTTGGTGGCGGTAAGTCCGTTATTATCGGCGATGCCAAAACCATGAAGTCAGAAGCGCTGTTCCGCGCCTTTGGCCGTTTCTTAAATTCCTTGGGTGGCCGTTACATCACCGCCGAAGACGTGGGTACTTCTACCACCGATATTGCGCACATCAACAAAGAAACCGATTTTGTTGCTGGCCGTGAAGGTTTGTCTGGCGATCCTTCTCCGTTCACCGCTCTGGGCACTTACCTGGGTATTAAAGCAGCCGTTAAACATCAGCGCGGCATTGATAGCCTGGCCGGTTTAAAAGTGGCCGTTCAGGGCCTGGGCTCAGTGGGTTATTACCTGTGCGAGTACCTGGTAAAAGAAGGCGCCGAGTTGTTCGTCACTGACATCAACGAAGCTGCTCTTGAAAAAGCCAAAACCCAGCTCGGTGCTACTGTTGTTGGCCTGGATGACATCTACGACCAAGACGTGGATATCTACGCGCCTTGCGCCTTGGGCGCCACCGTCAATGACAACACCATTGACCGTATTAAAGCCACCATCATTGCTGGCTGCGCCAACAACCAACTGGCCGAGGCCCGCCACGACCAGCTGCTGCGTGAGAAAGGTGTTTTATATGCACCTGATTACGTTATCAACGCTGGCGGCATTATCAACGTGTCCTTTGAAAAGGATTACGACAAAGCCAAAGCCACCGCCAAGGTTGAAGAAATTTACAATACCTTGATGGATATCTTTGCCCGCGGTGACGACCAGCAAAAGCCAACCGGTATGATTGCCGACGAAATGGCGCGCGAAATCATCGCCCGCGGCGGGAAATAA
- a CDS encoding DUF4826 family protein, with protein MAEEDQNTQGQTPELTDEQRRQMETQWVNNSLQKANSYLASKGIMPQGVRQQDSRILPPLVSIWRIKGKENNVISDYWVIAGDVPTDHVPVKVAMHARDALRHFYLTWQVQAENIARGPGRGDPMQMNFAKLLVNRSEGLFNLYQDDRLWGEKSA; from the coding sequence ATGGCCGAAGAAGACCAAAATACACAAGGCCAGACGCCAGAACTCACCGATGAACAGCGTCGCCAAATGGAAACGCAATGGGTGAATAACAGCCTGCAAAAGGCGAACAGTTATTTGGCATCCAAGGGCATTATGCCGCAGGGCGTGCGTCAGCAAGACAGCCGTATCTTGCCGCCATTGGTGTCAATTTGGCGGATAAAAGGCAAAGAAAATAACGTTATTTCGGATTACTGGGTTATCGCCGGTGATGTGCCTACCGACCATGTGCCGGTAAAAGTGGCGATGCATGCCCGCGATGCGCTGCGCCACTTTTATCTGACCTGGCAAGTACAAGCAGAGAACATTGCCCGCGGCCCAGGCCGGGGCGATCCGATGCAAATGAATTTTGCCAAGTTGCTGGTTAACCGCTCAGAAGGGCTGTTTAATCTTTACCAAGATGACCGGCTTTGGGGCGAAAAAAGCGCCTAA
- a CDS encoding ribosomal protein uL16 3-hydroxylase: MKLALPGGIQGFLTEYWQKKPCLIKGGIQAFEDPLDANDLAGLAMEAEIESRLVVKNGDKWDVQHGPFENFPTSETDWTLLVQAVDHWFEQSQDLMSLFDFMPRWRIDDLMISFSVPGGGVGAHLDQYDVFIIQGEGRRRWRVGDKQPLKTLTPHPSLLQVEPFTEALIDEEMQPGDILYIPPGFPHEGYAIEPSLNYSVGFRAPSGRDLLSSFADLAIDKELYNHRYSDPDLRPREHNGEITLAELTRLKSNLTQIFNDDATLQRFFGQYLSEAKHELDLAPAEPAYQQEEVQQLLHEKAPLHRLAGAKALYLAGISDTLFVDGEAYDLPQQAVQALADSSAADVSVLAAHPDALAVLTDLINKGYFYFVEE; encoded by the coding sequence ATGAAACTGGCACTTCCCGGCGGTATTCAAGGATTTTTAACCGAATACTGGCAAAAAAAGCCCTGCCTAATAAAAGGCGGGATCCAAGCATTTGAAGATCCCCTTGATGCCAACGACTTGGCCGGCCTTGCCATGGAAGCCGAAATTGAATCGCGGCTGGTGGTGAAAAATGGCGACAAATGGGACGTTCAGCACGGCCCCTTTGAAAACTTCCCGACCAGCGAAACAGACTGGACCTTGCTGGTGCAAGCCGTTGATCACTGGTTCGAGCAAAGCCAAGATCTGATGAGTCTTTTTGACTTTATGCCCCGCTGGCGCATTGACGACTTGATGATCAGTTTTTCGGTGCCGGGCGGTGGCGTTGGCGCCCACCTCGACCAGTACGACGTTTTTATCATTCAGGGTGAAGGCCGCCGCCGCTGGCGCGTGGGCGACAAGCAGCCGCTAAAAACCTTAACCCCGCACCCAAGCCTGTTGCAGGTTGAGCCTTTTACTGAGGCCCTTATTGACGAAGAAATGCAGCCAGGCGACATTCTCTACATTCCGCCGGGCTTTCCCCACGAAGGCTACGCCATAGAGCCGTCACTGAACTACTCTGTTGGCTTCCGGGCGCCTTCTGGGCGCGACTTATTAAGTAGCTTTGCCGACCTTGCCATTGATAAAGAGCTCTACAACCATCGCTACAGCGATCCGGACCTGCGGCCACGGGAACACAACGGTGAAATCACTCTGGCGGAGCTCACCCGCCTTAAATCGAATTTGACGCAAATTTTCAATGACGATGCCACCTTGCAGCGCTTTTTCGGCCAGTATCTGTCGGAAGCCAAACACGAGTTGGACCTCGCGCCTGCCGAACCGGCTTATCAGCAAGAAGAGGTGCAGCAACTGCTACATGAAAAGGCGCCGCTCCACCGCTTAGCGGGGGCTAAAGCACTTTATTTGGCGGGGATTAGCGATACGCTTTTTGTTGATGGTGAAGCCTATGATCTGCCACAACAGGCGGTGCAAGCCCTGGCCGACAGCAGCGCTGCGGACGTGAGTGTACTGGCGGCCCATCCAGACGCCTTGGCGGTACTGACCGACTTAATCAATAAAGGCTATTTTTACTTTGTTGAGGAATAA
- the purB gene encoding adenylosuccinate lyase: protein MELSALTAISPVDGRYGSKAASLRPIFSEFGLIKYRVQVEVRWLQLLAGEAKIAEVPPLSDTANAALNAIVSDFNEADAQRVKDIEKTTNHDVKAVEYFLKEKVADNKELMAISEFIHFACTSEDINNLSYGLMLMEAREQVMLPYCDKLIGAVTALAEKYATVPMMARTHGQPASPTTMGKEMANVAIRLERQRKQIAAVELLGKINGAVGNFNAHYSAYPDIDWPVLAEHFVTSLGLEWNKYTTQIEPHDYIAELFDALARFNTILIDFDRDVWGYIALGHFKQKTIAGEIGSSTMPHKVNPIDFENSEGNLGLANAVFGHLAAKLPVSRWQRDLTDSTVLRNLGVGTAYSVIAYEATLKGISKLEVNEQSLLNELDHNWELLAEPIQTVMRRYGIEKPYEKLKELTRGRRVDQAGMHAFIDGLALPDTVKAELKLMRPDNYLGIAERLTKEL from the coding sequence ATGGAACTGTCCGCTCTGACAGCCATCTCCCCCGTCGACGGCCGCTACGGCAGCAAGGCGGCATCACTGCGCCCGATCTTCTCTGAGTTCGGGTTGATTAAATACCGCGTGCAAGTGGAAGTGCGCTGGCTGCAACTGTTGGCCGGTGAAGCCAAGATCGCCGAAGTGCCGCCACTGTCTGACACCGCTAACGCGGCCCTTAACGCAATCGTTTCCGATTTCAACGAAGCCGATGCGCAGCGGGTAAAAGACATCGAAAAAACCACCAACCACGATGTAAAAGCGGTGGAATATTTCCTTAAGGAAAAAGTGGCTGACAATAAAGAGCTGATGGCGATCAGCGAGTTCATCCACTTTGCCTGCACCAGTGAAGACATCAATAACCTGTCTTACGGCTTGATGCTGATGGAAGCGCGCGAACAGGTCATGTTGCCCTACTGCGACAAGCTGATTGGCGCCGTTACCGCCCTGGCCGAAAAATACGCCACCGTACCGATGATGGCCCGTACCCACGGCCAGCCTGCCTCTCCCACCACCATGGGTAAGGAAATGGCCAACGTCGCCATTCGCCTTGAGCGCCAGCGCAAGCAAATTGCCGCCGTTGAGTTGCTGGGTAAAATCAATGGTGCCGTCGGTAACTTTAACGCCCACTACAGCGCCTACCCCGACATCGACTGGCCGGTGCTGGCCGAGCATTTTGTTACCAGTCTTGGCCTTGAGTGGAATAAATACACCACCCAGATTGAGCCGCACGATTACATCGCAGAGCTTTTTGATGCCCTGGCCCGCTTTAACACCATTCTTATCGATTTCGATCGCGACGTTTGGGGTTACATTGCCCTTGGCCACTTCAAGCAAAAAACCATTGCCGGTGAAATTGGCTCTTCGACCATGCCGCACAAGGTTAACCCCATCGATTTTGAAAACTCCGAGGGTAACCTGGGCCTTGCCAACGCCGTGTTCGGCCACTTGGCAGCCAAACTGCCGGTATCACGCTGGCAGCGCGACCTGACCGACTCCACAGTGCTGCGTAACTTGGGTGTGGGTACTGCGTATTCGGTTATTGCCTATGAAGCCACCCTTAAAGGTATCAGCAAGCTGGAAGTAAATGAGCAAAGCCTGCTGAACGAGCTGGACCACAACTGGGAACTGCTGGCAGAGCCAATTCAAACCGTAATGCGCCGCTACGGTATTGAAAAGCCATACGAAAAGCTCAAAGAGCTAACCCGTGGTCGCCGTGTTGACCAAGCGGGCATGCACGCCTTTATCGACGGCCTGGCCCTGCCAGATACCGTGAAGGCCGAGCTGAAGTTGATGCGCCCCGACAACTACCTGGGTATCGCCGAGAGGCTAACCAAGGAACTGTGA
- the hflD gene encoding high frequency lysogenization protein HflD produces MSRVMAMAAAAQSVSLVQKIARQGSCDMDDFFAVVKGILVTDPQQPEDVYRDGRLDTGYRLVIELLGDGSRKDPELTRYLIGLLALERRLAKRKDVLALMGERIEQVKRQVGHYGLEDEKVLANLADIYVELISPLGARIQVAGSPIHLQQGLNQHKVRAALLAGIRALVLWRQLGGSRLQLLFKRRALVAEARQSLRSPQ; encoded by the coding sequence ATGAGCCGAGTCATGGCAATGGCTGCCGCTGCCCAATCCGTGAGCCTGGTGCAAAAAATTGCCCGCCAGGGTAGCTGCGACATGGACGACTTTTTCGCGGTAGTGAAAGGCATTTTGGTCACCGACCCGCAGCAGCCAGAAGACGTGTACCGCGACGGGCGCTTGGATACCGGTTACAGACTGGTCATTGAACTCTTGGGCGACGGTTCCCGAAAAGACCCGGAACTTACCCGCTATTTAATTGGCCTTTTGGCTCTTGAGCGCCGCCTAGCCAAGCGCAAAGACGTTTTGGCACTGATGGGCGAACGTATAGAACAAGTGAAACGTCAGGTGGGCCACTACGGCCTGGAAGACGAAAAGGTGCTGGCCAATTTAGCCGACATCTATGTTGAACTTATCAGCCCCCTGGGTGCACGCATCCAAGTGGCCGGATCCCCTATCCATCTGCAACAAGGCCTCAATCAGCACAAGGTACGGGCGGCTCTTTTGGCCGGTATCCGCGCCCTGGTACTGTGGCGCCAACTGGGGGGCAGTCGCTTACAATTGTTGTTTAAGCGCCGCGCCCTGGTTGCTGAGGCTCGCCAATCCTTAAGGAGCCCCCAATAA
- the mnmA gene encoding tRNA 2-thiouridine(34) synthase MnmA encodes MSDKPLSETKVIVGMSGGVDSSVSAYLLKAQGYQVEGLFMKNWEEDDDTDYCTAAEDMADAQAVCDKLGIKLHKINFAAEYWDNVFEYFLEEYKAGRTPNPDIMCNKEIKFKAFLNYAADALGADFIATGHYVRNRYENGHWQLLRGNDSNKDQSYFLYALGEQQVGQTLFPVGELPKPEVRRIAEEQGLITAKKKDSTGICFIGERKFKDFLQRFLPAQPGDIETPEGDVIGRHEGLMYHTLGQRKGLGIGGLKEASDEPWYVVDKDLDRNVLIVAQGHNHPLLFSNGLVATSLDWVDHQGPGQQVRLTVKTRYRQDDIPCTLTPLENGDVQVMFDSPQMAVTPGQSAVFYNGEVCLGGGIIQRYIRGAA; translated from the coding sequence ATGAGCGACAAACCCCTGAGTGAGACCAAAGTCATTGTCGGCATGTCCGGCGGTGTCGACTCTTCCGTATCTGCCTACCTTCTTAAAGCCCAGGGCTACCAGGTGGAAGGTCTTTTCATGAAGAACTGGGAAGAAGACGACGACACCGACTACTGCACCGCAGCAGAAGACATGGCAGACGCCCAGGCGGTATGCGACAAGCTCGGCATCAAGCTGCATAAAATCAATTTTGCTGCCGAATACTGGGACAACGTCTTTGAGTATTTTCTCGAAGAATACAAAGCCGGCCGCACCCCTAACCCTGACATCATGTGCAACAAGGAAATCAAGTTTAAAGCCTTCCTTAATTATGCTGCCGATGCCTTGGGGGCCGACTTCATTGCCACTGGCCATTACGTGCGTAACCGTTATGAAAACGGCCACTGGCAGCTTTTGCGCGGCAACGACAGTAATAAAGACCAGTCTTATTTTCTGTATGCCCTTGGCGAGCAACAGGTAGGCCAGACGTTATTCCCAGTGGGTGAGTTGCCGAAACCAGAAGTACGCCGCATTGCCGAAGAGCAAGGCCTTATTACCGCCAAGAAGAAAGACTCCACCGGCATCTGTTTTATCGGTGAGCGCAAATTCAAAGACTTCCTGCAGCGGTTTTTGCCGGCCCAGCCCGGTGACATTGAAACCCCTGAAGGCGACGTTATTGGCCGCCACGAAGGTTTGATGTATCACACCCTTGGCCAGCGCAAGGGCTTAGGCATTGGTGGCTTGAAAGAAGCCAGCGACGAGCCTTGGTATGTGGTGGATAAAGATCTTGACCGTAACGTATTGATTGTGGCGCAAGGGCATAACCATCCGCTGCTGTTTTCAAACGGTTTAGTGGCCACCAGCCTTGATTGGGTTGACCACCAAGGCCCTGGTCAACAAGTGCGTTTGACCGTTAAAACCCGCTATCGTCAGGATGATATTCCTTGCACCCTAACGCCCCTTGAAAACGGCGATGTGCAGGTGATGTTCGACAGCCCGCAAATGGCGGTAACACCAGGCCAGAGCGCCGTTTTTTATAACGGTGAGGTTTGCCTCGGTGGCGGCATCATCCAACGCTACATTCGAGGTGCAGCATGA
- a CDS encoding NUDIX domain-containing protein: MIQAATVAWVIAAQERFLFVEENIEGVLTLNQPAGHWEPGENLIAAAKRELWEETGLTLAPQGLVGLYHLTLPHKTFWRHVFYARIDSPMATFPQDSDILNCQWLSLAELENRPLRSHLVTDCIADFQSGHHYPLSVLR, translated from the coding sequence ATGATCCAAGCCGCGACCGTTGCCTGGGTAATAGCCGCCCAAGAGCGTTTTTTGTTTGTTGAAGAAAATATCGAAGGCGTACTTACCCTTAACCAGCCGGCGGGCCACTGGGAACCGGGGGAAAACCTGATTGCCGCCGCCAAGCGAGAGTTATGGGAAGAAACCGGCCTCACTCTGGCGCCGCAAGGCCTGGTAGGGCTTTATCATTTAACCTTGCCCCATAAAACCTTTTGGCGGCATGTGTTTTACGCCCGCATTGATTCGCCTATGGCCACCTTCCCGCAAGACAGCGACATCCTCAATTGCCAGTGGTTGTCCCTGGCTGAACTTGAAAATCGCCCTCTTCGTAGCCATTTAGTGACCGACTGTATTGCTGATTTTCAGTCAGGCCATCATTACCCATTGTCTGTGCTGCGCTAA
- the rluE gene encoding 23S rRNA pseudouridine(2457) synthase RluE, whose product MSAPKAYKRPSSRRPYANKKREAPLTGPPKLVLFNKPFDVLCQFTDQEGRQTLKDFIDIPGIYAAGRLDRDSEGLLLLTNDGRLNAKLTQPGKKTSKTYWVQVEGAPTEDDLAALRQGVTLKDGPTLPAKVKQIDEPALWPRNPPVRFRKAIPTTWLEISIHEGRNRQVRRMTAHIGFPTLRLVRVAIGPYRLGDLANGQYQEITP is encoded by the coding sequence TTGTCAGCACCCAAAGCGTATAAACGCCCATCCAGCCGCCGCCCTTACGCCAACAAAAAGCGAGAAGCACCGCTAACAGGGCCACCGAAACTGGTGCTCTTTAATAAGCCTTTCGATGTGTTATGCCAATTTACCGACCAGGAAGGACGGCAAACCTTAAAAGACTTTATTGATATTCCTGGCATCTACGCCGCTGGCCGCTTAGACAGAGACTCCGAAGGCTTACTGCTGCTGACCAATGATGGCCGCCTTAATGCCAAATTGACCCAACCCGGAAAAAAAACCAGCAAAACCTATTGGGTACAAGTGGAAGGCGCCCCCACCGAAGATGACCTTGCCGCGCTTCGCCAAGGCGTAACCTTAAAAGACGGGCCTACCCTGCCCGCCAAGGTAAAGCAGATTGACGAGCCCGCACTTTGGCCGCGAAACCCGCCGGTGCGCTTTCGAAAAGCCATTCCCACCACCTGGCTTGAAATCAGCATTCATGAAGGCCGTAACCGCCAGGTAAGGCGAATGACAGCCCATATTGGTTTTCCCACCTTAAGACTGGTGCGGGTGGCCATCGGCCCTTACCGGCTCGGTGACCTTGCTAACGGCCAATATCAGGAGATAACACCATGA